The following coding sequences lie in one Candidatus Neomarinimicrobiota bacterium genomic window:
- a CDS encoding glycosyltransferase: MHSKVTVVIPHWNGIEILEPCLRSLKASQYPNLEIVVVDNASSDDSVAFVQRAFPKVTLIKNAKNLGFAGGCNVGLRTIKSDHYLVLNNDTTHESDWIEQLVEQIESDPKIAAVQPKIMSAKAPEVFDYAGGVGGLMDVLAYPYALGRIFTSMETDDGFYDTPRDIFWASGTALLLRGTALDEVGLFDEDFFAHMEEIDLCWRLHNAGWRVVNAPAAKIYHHSGWTLPPDRFQKKYLNHRNNLMMIIKNYPFAYLAAVLPTRLALEGVAFGFSALIRDWKRMGAIVLAIAWILTHPILLFTKHLEAKKKRQPQAVTATMKQMYGGSIFFQYFLRGQKRARDIKE; the protein is encoded by the coding sequence ATGCATTCTAAAGTCACTGTGGTTATTCCGCACTGGAACGGGATTGAGATTCTAGAGCCCTGTTTGCGCTCATTGAAAGCTTCTCAGTATCCAAATCTGGAGATCGTAGTTGTGGATAATGCCTCGTCAGATGACAGTGTGGCTTTTGTTCAGCGAGCGTTTCCCAAAGTCACACTGATTAAAAACGCTAAGAATTTAGGATTTGCCGGTGGCTGCAATGTGGGGCTTAGAACTATTAAGTCTGATCATTATCTGGTTTTAAATAATGATACAACCCACGAATCTGATTGGATTGAGCAGTTGGTTGAACAGATTGAATCAGACCCAAAGATTGCGGCGGTTCAACCCAAGATCATGTCAGCTAAAGCCCCTGAAGTATTTGACTATGCCGGCGGAGTTGGCGGACTCATGGACGTTCTGGCATATCCGTATGCATTGGGACGTATCTTCACATCAATGGAAACCGATGATGGCTTTTATGATACTCCTCGGGATATTTTCTGGGCCAGCGGAACCGCCCTGCTTCTTCGCGGAACAGCTCTTGATGAAGTTGGTCTGTTTGATGAAGATTTTTTTGCCCACATGGAAGAGATCGATCTGTGCTGGCGACTGCATAATGCAGGTTGGCGGGTGGTAAATGCTCCGGCAGCTAAAATTTATCATCATTCGGGGTGGACCCTCCCTCCTGATCGATTTCAGAAAAAGTATCTGAACCATCGAAATAATCTGATGATGATCATCAAAAATTATCCCTTTGCCTATTTGGCCGCTGTTTTACCTACTCGTCTAGCTTTGGAAGGGGTTGCTTTTGGCTTCTCGGCACTTATTCGTGACTGGAAGCGGATGGGGGCCATTGTCCTGGCTATTGCCTGGATTTTAACTCATCCCATACTGCTATTTACTAAACACCTGGAAGCCAAGAAAAAAAGGCAACCACAAGCAGTTACAGCAACCATGAAACAGATGTATGGGGGATCCATATTTTTTCAATATTTTCTTCGTGGGCAAAAACGTGCGCGAGATATCAAGGAGTAA
- a CDS encoding NAD(P) transhydrogenase subunit alpha, producing the protein MESLIVSIYVFTLAVFIGFELITKVPPLLHTPLMSGSNAISGITVVGALLAANADNWGLSTILGVFAIAFAMINVIGGFMVTDRMLGMFKKDKKTEKGA; encoded by the coding sequence ATGGAAAGCCTAATCGTATCCATCTATGTTTTCACACTGGCCGTTTTTATCGGCTTTGAGTTGATCACAAAAGTTCCGCCATTATTACATACACCCCTTATGTCTGGCTCAAATGCTATTTCAGGTATCACCGTAGTAGGTGCCTTGTTGGCGGCCAACGCCGACAACTGGGGTTTAAGCACCATTCTGGGTGTTTTCGCCATCGCTTTTGCCATGATCAATGTGATCGGCGGGTTTATGGTGACTGACCGTATGCTGGGCATGTTTAAAAAAGATAAAAAGACTGAGAAGGGGGCCTGA
- a CDS encoding Re/Si-specific NAD(P)(+) transhydrogenase subunit alpha — translation MKIGIPVETVSGETRVAMVPGNIAAFTRLEHEIIIQKNAGANSFISDKEFEKAGASIVDDAKMLFAQADVVFKVQPPSADEVKLMKDGAIYMGNLAPLNNHDTLKAMNKKQITGFATEFIPRISRAQSMDTLSSMATLAGYKAVLISANHLGKIFPLLMTAAGSIPPATTFILGAGVAGLQAIATAKRLGSRVEAFDPRPAVEEQVKSLGATFVHMEVPEENVETTGGYAKQQSDAFLVAEQKAISARLPKVDVIITTAQIFGKAAPILITEEMVKMMRSGSVIIDLAIEGGGNCELTEAGKTVVKHGVTIVGTLNLPATLPINGSSMFSKNLLNLFKNIFQKENNSLDFDEEVTAGACITHAGEIRNELVKKSMTGGNA, via the coding sequence GTGAAGATCGGTATTCCCGTTGAGACGGTTTCCGGAGAGACCCGCGTTGCTATGGTTCCCGGAAATATCGCAGCTTTTACTCGCCTGGAGCATGAGATCATTATCCAAAAGAACGCCGGAGCCAATTCTTTTATCTCTGATAAAGAATTTGAGAAAGCCGGCGCAAGCATTGTGGATGATGCCAAGATGCTCTTTGCCCAGGCCGACGTCGTTTTTAAAGTTCAGCCCCCCAGTGCTGATGAAGTAAAATTAATGAAAGATGGAGCCATCTACATGGGAAACCTCGCTCCATTGAACAACCATGATACGCTTAAAGCCATGAACAAAAAGCAGATAACTGGATTTGCTACTGAGTTCATTCCCCGAATATCCCGGGCCCAAAGCATGGATACTTTAAGCTCCATGGCGACCCTGGCTGGCTACAAAGCAGTTTTGATCTCAGCCAATCACCTGGGTAAGATCTTTCCTCTGCTCATGACTGCAGCTGGATCTATTCCTCCTGCAACAACTTTTATTTTGGGTGCCGGTGTGGCTGGTCTCCAGGCTATTGCCACAGCCAAGCGACTTGGCTCTCGAGTAGAAGCCTTCGATCCCAGACCAGCCGTTGAAGAACAAGTAAAAAGTCTCGGTGCCACATTTGTTCACATGGAAGTTCCCGAGGAGAATGTGGAAACCACTGGCGGATATGCCAAACAGCAGTCTGATGCCTTCCTCGTTGCTGAACAAAAAGCCATTAGTGCACGTTTGCCAAAGGTTGATGTGATTATCACCACAGCTCAGATCTTTGGAAAGGCCGCTCCCATTCTCATCACTGAAGAAATGGTGAAGATGATGCGCTCCGGTTCTGTGATCATTGATCTGGCAATTGAAGGTGGCGGAAATTGTGAACTGACTGAAGCTGGAAAGACAGTTGTCAAACATGGAGTGACCATCGTGGGCACTCTCAACCTGCCGGCGACCCTGCCAATTAACGGAAGCAGCATGTTCTCCAAGAACTTGCTCAACCTGTTTAAGAACATCTTTCAGAAAGAGAACAATAGTCTTGACTTCGATGAAGAGGTCACAGCTGGTGCCTGCATCACCCATGCTGGCGAAATCCGTAATGAATTGGTGAAAAAATCCATGACCGGAGGTAATGCATAA
- a CDS encoding DUF423 domain-containing protein, protein MSVYFFAFMGAILGGLTVALGAFGAHALKPYLEAWDNSYGLIIWDKAVFYQAMHSIALLSLPLFSKIMSPKALNITGYMFIAGVLLFSGSLYVLALSGIKILGAITPIGGTAFVIGWIVLAFSLYKEAFRS, encoded by the coding sequence ATGTCTGTATATTTTTTTGCATTTATGGGTGCGATTCTCGGTGGACTAACCGTAGCATTGGGAGCTTTTGGAGCTCACGCACTTAAACCATATTTAGAAGCCTGGGACAATTCCTATGGGTTGATCATTTGGGATAAAGCGGTTTTCTATCAGGCCATGCATTCAATTGCCCTGTTGAGTTTACCTCTGTTTTCAAAGATCATGAGCCCTAAAGCCCTGAATATCACGGGCTATATGTTTATTGCTGGTGTTCTGTTGTTTTCCGGAAGCCTTTATGTTTTGGCTCTTAGCGGAATAAAGATTTTGGGAGCAATTACTCCAATTGGAGGCACTGCTTTTGTAATTGGCTGGATCGTGCTGGCCTTTTCGCTGTATAAGGAAGCTTTTCGATCATGA
- a CDS encoding CBS domain-containing protein, with the protein MEKINVGDFMAKKVVVFKPEMDIYAAIDELVKSAISGAPVVDDNGKLIGIISQKDCLRTLANGVFHDAPAGPVSEYMTEAVMSIGPEMDIFTVADLFLNNVYRRIPVVENDIVVGQISRRDVLCAIQHMAGNVKT; encoded by the coding sequence ATGGAAAAGATAAATGTTGGCGATTTCATGGCAAAGAAGGTGGTTGTCTTTAAACCTGAAATGGATATCTATGCTGCTATTGATGAATTGGTTAAATCTGCCATCTCTGGTGCACCTGTGGTAGATGATAATGGTAAGTTGATTGGGATTATCTCTCAAAAAGATTGCCTGCGAACACTGGCCAATGGGGTATTCCATGATGCGCCGGCGGGTCCTGTAAGTGAATATATGACCGAAGCGGTGATGAGTATCGGTCCCGAAATGGATATTTTTACAGTTGCTGATCTATTTTTGAACAATGTCTATCGCCGTATCCCTGTAGTTGAAAATGATATTGTTGTGGGACAGATCAGTCGACGCGATGTGCTCTGTGCAATTCAACACATGGCGGGAAACGTTAAGACCTGA